From the genome of Sander lucioperca isolate FBNREF2018 chromosome 1, SLUC_FBN_1.2, whole genome shotgun sequence, one region includes:
- the anxa6 gene encoding annexin A6 isoform X1 has translation MVFRGTITDAPDFDPTTDAEALYNAMKGIGSDKEAILELVTSRSNAQRQEVVAAYKCSFGQDLIADLKYELTGKFERLIVSLMKTSAYHDAKEIHDALKGVGTNERCLIEILASRNNRQILEMVAAYKDAYGRDMEEDVIADTSGHFKKMLVVLLQGTRDESGVVDADLVEQDAQDLYAAGEEQWGTDEAKFIMILGSRSVTHLRMVFDAYEKIADMSIEDSIKNELSGDFERLMLAVVQCIRNVPMFFAKRLYKSMKGLGTADNTLIRIMISRSEIDMLDIRECFRLAYEKSLYNMIKDDTSGDYKRTLLNLCGGDDDLAGEFFPEAAQIAYKMWETSAMTKVQLRPTVRPAPSFDPAADAQALRKAMKGFGTDEDAIIDIVAQRSNAQRQEIRQAFKSLLGRDLMKDLKSELSKNLERLIIGLMLTPAEFDAKMMRKAMEGAGTDEHSLIEILVTRSNEEILAMNAAYKNAYKKSMEEALHSDTSGFFCRILVSLVQGAREEGPADEERASADAQELADACNAESDEMELKFMSILCTRSFPHLRKVFQEFVRCSNKDIEQVIRNEMSGDVKNAFCAIVRSVKNQPSYFADRLYKAMKGLGTDDRALIRIMVSRSEVDLFNIRKEFKDTHDVSLHEFIQVETMIGDTSGDYRKTLLVLCGGED, from the exons ATG gtGTTCAGAGGCACAATAACAGATGCTCCGGACTTTGATCCCACCACTGACGCCGAGGCCCTTTACAATGCTATGAAAGGCATCG GCAGTGATAAAGAGGCCATATTGGAACTGGTCACCTCAAGAAGCAATGCACAGAGGCAGGAAGTCGTTGCAGCATACAAATGCAGCTTTGGACAG GATCTGATTGCGGATCTGAAGTATGAGCTGACGGGCAAATTTGAGCGTCTTATTGTCAGTCTGATGAAAACCTCAGCCTACCATGATGCCAAAGAAATCCATGATGCACTCAAA ggagtaGGAACAAACGAGAGATGCCTCATTGAAATCCTGGCATCTAGAAACAACAGACAGATTCTTGAGATGGTTGCAGCATACAAGGACG CCTATGGCAGAGACATGGAGGAGGATGTAATCGCAGACACATCAGGTCACTTTAAGAAGATGCTGGTTGTTTTACTTCAG GGGACCAGAGATGAGTCAGGAGTGGTGGACGCAGACCTGGTGGAGCAGGATGCGCAA GATCTGTATGCAGCCGGAGAAGAGCAGTGGGGGACTGACGAGGCCAAATTCATCATGATCCTGGGAAGCCGCAGTGTGACCCACCTCCGCATGG TTTTCGATGCATACGAGAAGATTGCAGACATGTCCATAGAGGACAGCATAAAGAATGAGTTGTCTGGGGACTTTGAGAGGCTGATGCTGGCTGTTG TCCAGTGCATAAGGAATGTCCCCATGTTCTTTGCCAAGCGCCTTTACAAGTCAATGAAG GGTCTCGGTACAGCTGACAACACCCTGATCAGGATCATGATTTCTCGCTCTGAAATAGACATGTTGGACATTCGAGAGTGTTTCCGTTTAGCATATGAAAAGTCACTTTATAACATGATAAAG GATGACACATCTGGGGATTACAAGAGGACTCTCCTTaatctgtgtggaggagatgATGA TTTAGCTGGAGAGTTCTTCCCTGAAGCTGCTCAGATAGCCTACAAGATGTGGGAAACAAGTGCCATGACCAAAGTCCAG CTGAGGCCAACAGTCCGCCCTGCACCCAGTTTTGACCCTGCTGCTGACGCACAAGCTCTGAGGAAAGCTATGAAGGGATTCG GAACAGACGAAGATGCGATCATTGATATTGTTGCACAGAGAAGCAATGCCCAGAGGCAAGAGATCAGACAGGCCTTCAAATCCCTACTGGGAAGG GATCTGATGAAGGACCTGAAGTCTGAGCTGTCAAAGAACTTAGAGAGGCTGATCATTGGGCTCATGTTGACACCTGCAGAGTTTGATGCCAAAATGATGAGGAAGGCAATGGAG GGGGCTGGGACAGATGAACATTCTCTAATTGAGATCCTGGTCACCAGGAGCAATGAGGAAATACTTGCCATGAATGCTGCTTATAAGAATG CCTATAAGAAGTCCATGGAGGAAGCCCTTCATTCAGACACATCAGGCTTCTTTTGTCGCATCCTTGTTTCTCTCGTGCAG GGTGCAAGGGAGGAGGGCCCTGCAGATGAGGAAAGAGCTAGTGCAGATGCTCAG GAACTTGCCGATGCATGCAATGCCGAATCTGATGAAATGGAGCTGAAGTTCATGAGTATTCTGTGCACCAGAAGCTTCCCCCATCTTAGGAAAG TATTCCAGGAGTTTGTGAGATGCTCCAACAAGGACATTGAACAGGTTATCAGGAATGAGATGTCAGGAGATGTCAAAAATGCCTTTTGTGCCATAG TTCGCAGTGTAAAGAACCAGCCCTCTTACTTTGCAGACCGTCTGTACAAAGCTATGAAG GGCCTTGGTACAGACGACAGAGCGCTGATCCGCATCATGGTGTCCCGTAGTGAGGTCGACCTTTTCAACATTCGCAAAGAATTCAAGGATACACATGATGTCTCCCTCCATGAATTCATCCAGGTAGAAACTATGATC GGTGATACCTCAGGAGACTACCGTAAAACCCTGCTGGTGCTCTGTGGAGGGGAAGATTAA
- the anxa6 gene encoding annexin A6 isoform X2 has translation MVFRGTITDAPDFDPTTDAEALYNAMKGIGSDKEAILELVTSRSNAQRQEVVAAYKCSFGQDLIADLKYELTGKFERLIVSLMKTSAYHDAKEIHDALKGVGTNERCLIEILASRNNRQILEMVAAYKDAYGRDMEEDVIADTSGHFKKMLVVLLQGTRDESGVVDADLVEQDAQDLYAAGEEQWGTDEAKFIMILGSRSVTHLRMVFDAYEKIADMSIEDSIKNELSGDFERLMLAVVQCIRNVPMFFAKRLYKSMKGLGTADNTLIRIMISRSEIDMLDIRECFRLAYEKSLYNMIKDDTSGDYKRTLLNLCGGDDDLAGEFFPEAAQIAYKMWETSAMTKVQLRPTVRPAPSFDPAADAQALRKAMKGFGTDEDAIIDIVAQRSNAQRQEIRQAFKSLLGRDLMKDLKSELSKNLERLIIGLMLTPAEFDAKMMRKAMEGAGTDEHSLIEILVTRSNEEILAMNAAYKNAYKKSMEEALHSDTSGFFCRILVSLVQGAREEGPADEERASADAQELADACNAESDEMELKFMSILCTRSFPHLRKVFQEFVRCSNKDIEQVIRNEMSGDVKNAFCAIVRSVKNQPSYFADRLYKAMKGLGTDDRALIRIMVSRSEVDLFNIRKEFKDTHDVSLHEFIQGDTSGDYRKTLLVLCGGED, from the exons ATG gtGTTCAGAGGCACAATAACAGATGCTCCGGACTTTGATCCCACCACTGACGCCGAGGCCCTTTACAATGCTATGAAAGGCATCG GCAGTGATAAAGAGGCCATATTGGAACTGGTCACCTCAAGAAGCAATGCACAGAGGCAGGAAGTCGTTGCAGCATACAAATGCAGCTTTGGACAG GATCTGATTGCGGATCTGAAGTATGAGCTGACGGGCAAATTTGAGCGTCTTATTGTCAGTCTGATGAAAACCTCAGCCTACCATGATGCCAAAGAAATCCATGATGCACTCAAA ggagtaGGAACAAACGAGAGATGCCTCATTGAAATCCTGGCATCTAGAAACAACAGACAGATTCTTGAGATGGTTGCAGCATACAAGGACG CCTATGGCAGAGACATGGAGGAGGATGTAATCGCAGACACATCAGGTCACTTTAAGAAGATGCTGGTTGTTTTACTTCAG GGGACCAGAGATGAGTCAGGAGTGGTGGACGCAGACCTGGTGGAGCAGGATGCGCAA GATCTGTATGCAGCCGGAGAAGAGCAGTGGGGGACTGACGAGGCCAAATTCATCATGATCCTGGGAAGCCGCAGTGTGACCCACCTCCGCATGG TTTTCGATGCATACGAGAAGATTGCAGACATGTCCATAGAGGACAGCATAAAGAATGAGTTGTCTGGGGACTTTGAGAGGCTGATGCTGGCTGTTG TCCAGTGCATAAGGAATGTCCCCATGTTCTTTGCCAAGCGCCTTTACAAGTCAATGAAG GGTCTCGGTACAGCTGACAACACCCTGATCAGGATCATGATTTCTCGCTCTGAAATAGACATGTTGGACATTCGAGAGTGTTTCCGTTTAGCATATGAAAAGTCACTTTATAACATGATAAAG GATGACACATCTGGGGATTACAAGAGGACTCTCCTTaatctgtgtggaggagatgATGA TTTAGCTGGAGAGTTCTTCCCTGAAGCTGCTCAGATAGCCTACAAGATGTGGGAAACAAGTGCCATGACCAAAGTCCAG CTGAGGCCAACAGTCCGCCCTGCACCCAGTTTTGACCCTGCTGCTGACGCACAAGCTCTGAGGAAAGCTATGAAGGGATTCG GAACAGACGAAGATGCGATCATTGATATTGTTGCACAGAGAAGCAATGCCCAGAGGCAAGAGATCAGACAGGCCTTCAAATCCCTACTGGGAAGG GATCTGATGAAGGACCTGAAGTCTGAGCTGTCAAAGAACTTAGAGAGGCTGATCATTGGGCTCATGTTGACACCTGCAGAGTTTGATGCCAAAATGATGAGGAAGGCAATGGAG GGGGCTGGGACAGATGAACATTCTCTAATTGAGATCCTGGTCACCAGGAGCAATGAGGAAATACTTGCCATGAATGCTGCTTATAAGAATG CCTATAAGAAGTCCATGGAGGAAGCCCTTCATTCAGACACATCAGGCTTCTTTTGTCGCATCCTTGTTTCTCTCGTGCAG GGTGCAAGGGAGGAGGGCCCTGCAGATGAGGAAAGAGCTAGTGCAGATGCTCAG GAACTTGCCGATGCATGCAATGCCGAATCTGATGAAATGGAGCTGAAGTTCATGAGTATTCTGTGCACCAGAAGCTTCCCCCATCTTAGGAAAG TATTCCAGGAGTTTGTGAGATGCTCCAACAAGGACATTGAACAGGTTATCAGGAATGAGATGTCAGGAGATGTCAAAAATGCCTTTTGTGCCATAG TTCGCAGTGTAAAGAACCAGCCCTCTTACTTTGCAGACCGTCTGTACAAAGCTATGAAG GGCCTTGGTACAGACGACAGAGCGCTGATCCGCATCATGGTGTCCCGTAGTGAGGTCGACCTTTTCAACATTCGCAAAGAATTCAAGGATACACATGATGTCTCCCTCCATGAATTCATCCAG GGTGATACCTCAGGAGACTACCGTAAAACCCTGCTGGTGCTCTGTGGAGGGGAAGATTAA